AAGTCACCTCTGGAAAATACTTGTTCAGGGTTATGGGGTACCCAGGAGGATTCAAAGGAGCACTAGAACGGGTTTCAAGGCTAAGAAACATTAGTTATGATTATAGAACTATAGTGTGTTGTCTAATCAGTTGTCACCGATAATAACACGAACAAACCATTGGTGGAGCTAGTCTATTAGTCTATTAGTTGAATATCTACAAAGAATATGTTGTTGCCAGATCCATTTGGGGTTTAACGTTAGTTGTTAGCTAGCTTCGCTAGCCATTTGGCTGCTACCGTTCCAGTGATCCAATGTTTAAAGCAATGACACTTTTAGCACATAAGTCGTTTGTGGTCGGTTTACCTGGAGACGAAGTCAGGTTCTCTCCGTTTGAATTGACCGCGTGAATAAAGAAGTAGCGGACTGGTAAAACTGGGTCGGGGTTCAGCCCTGGACCCCAGACAAGACATCTCTCTGAATCGATTCCTTCACAGTCAAAAACCGGAAAGTTTATGCTAATTAATACCACTAAAACAATACACCTACATAATAAACCTTTATCAAAAGGCTTAACTAAGTCAATGCTACGCTCACCCACCATATTCCTCCAATTCCTAACCGCTGGACGTCTAAATTGATTAAATATTGAATGTAAAGTTTTGATACAAACTCCTACGCCGACATGTTGGTGAAGAGAAACACGCCCATTTTCTGGTGATGCCTTCATGGATGTCGGACAAATCGGTAGCGAATAGCAGCAGCCCTATTTAAGAACAATTACTGTATGAAGTAGGCTATATACGTTTTAATCCTTAACTACTATTGTAGTCTATTGCTGTGGCTAGTTTGTTTGGATGTAGTTGTATGACCTTTGATATTTTGTAAATCGCTGTGGATGAGTGTCAGATAAATAAATGGAATGGTCTGATGGCAGATTTCTGAATAAATAACTTACAATAAATTTAATAATATGTTTATATTAACGTAAAACCTCCACATCTGTCTCTATGCGTTACATTAACGGACATCTTTTGGACTACTACGGCTGTACTTTGCACTTGCATTATTTACTTCATACTGCAAACTTTTGCATTACCTGGTCAATATTTTTTACATCCCTGCACAAAcctgtaattttttttcccttttaaaataGATATAGTGTAGGCTAGATATTTCTATAGGATGTgttcatatttgtattgtacttttttctgttctgtttttaggTTTCCTGACTTTTGTAGTAGGCCACTTgcttgtatttttcattttctcttactatgttttttttccttcattttctcTTACAAATTCCTTGCATGTGAAAACTTGACAATAAACTTGACCCTCATTTGGATGTTTCACATTAAAGGTGAAAGGCTTGGATATAATATCAAGTTCATGTTAAGTACAGTTGTTATATTGGGTATGCAAAAGTTTACATGGTGAAACCTGTAGAACTGCAATACATCAGTGCTTTGATTGTATGTAGCACAAAGTATTAAAACTACAGTAACACTGTCATTTTTACATCTTTATTATACAGGAATTCACATTTTGGCCTAAAAAGAGATTTTCACATATCTTCTTAAATTGACCTTTTAAAGGTATTTTCATATAACCTATCCCCATGGGTTTCATATCAAAAGGTTTAGAACAAGCTTTCCTTATAGTTatgcacacttttttttccgGAGCAAtgttcaaatataaaaataatttggCACTAAAGCTGAAACGTTgatatttgctttttaaaattcctcaattgtctttctttttaaaaacttaacTTATATTGTGTTTTACTAATTGTTTCAGTGCTTTAAATTAGTTTGCCAAAGTCTTTTTGTTAACAAACAAGTGTAAAATTAGTAAAGaaatatttgaattatttttggaatacTGCTTTTGGAATGCGAGAGTTGTCAAACATCGCTTGGACTGCATCTTTTCTCCTCAGAGAGTTAAAAGTGATTGTTGATTGTAGAAAAGGTAGTCACAGAACAggatgttattttatttttattttttaaagattatttcttttggcattttaggcctttaattggaacacgacagcttagacttgagaAGGCAGAAAGAAggtgaatgacatgcagcaaagggcctctGAAGATCTgtataattatatttatatctatAAAAGTAGACACATGAGTCCATAGAATTATTCAGAGTGATGATACTAGTTAATTTTGATGCCGATTGTATACCCACTTTATGGTAGAGGTTTGCAGTTGTACTAGTATCACTGCCATCAAAACCACACATGCCTAAATTGACAGTATTAGGCCATTAACGGTGTTCATACAGTGATTTTTGATTTAGTGATTGGAGGATTACAGGTCATAAAGATATTTCTGTAGTCAATCAAAACACTAGTACgcaaaaatgttttctgttctgTGTCCCAGCTTGTCCAGATTTGGCAGACAGGCTTTCTGGATCATCGGTGGAGGACCACACAGGACAACAAGGACATCATCAGATGGAGCAGGAAGGTGGTCCTTGATCATGTCATCGGTCACAAACCCTGAGCTGTAGCTCCAATCTTGAGGAAaaggcaagagagagaaagcaagatCAACCTTCAACTTTAGAAAAatgtttaacaacaacaaaatttcccaaaaaagttCACTTTTTGACAGTTGTTTGGTCTTCATCCCTCTTCTGTGCTGACATAATGAGGTTTATAATATAGCTTGTTTACCGGAGAATCTGATCGgcttagtttttgttttctctacGGGAAGATTTCAGCTATTGGCCACCGATGCTATTATCAACAAGAAACATGACAAGGTGTGTTGAACTTGTGCTTTCATCCACAAAtagtcatctctctctccaagGCAAGCAAATAACGACACTGCTAACAAAAAGCAACACTTGTTGTGAATGAATTATGATCAAGGACCGATGTGTTTCTATTCTGTGTGGAACTAATGACAGACAAGGCAGAATATGAGCGGCATTGAAGGCCCTTACAACAGAGATTGTGTAACAACATTATGCTCATTAATTCATTCTGTTTCCTCAAAGAATTATGCAAAGGAAGACATGAGCGTTTGCTAAGCCACAGTAACACCTTGTTGGAGCTATCTTCTTCCTCAGCCTGTGGGGATTTTCTACAGTTTCACACTATGAATACCCAGAAGTGAAATTAAAGGGCCAGGCTTTGAGGCTAATTTATTCAGATTCAGATACCATAGCCTGGCACTGTACtaatacatgtactgtatgtccttTATGCTAACATGATAAACTTAGTCATGGTAACTGTTTCCACCAGATCCCACATTATGGGAAGCAGGCATAAGTTAAGTGCCTCACTGTTTCATGTTTCTCTCGCTTTTAATGTGACATTTCTAtttaaagtcatgtttttgGCACTTTGATAAGTGTAAGTCCAATATGTACCCTTCTTTTAGGCATAGTTTTGTCTCCATTAACTCTTGACAGACATATCTTGCTCTTTAGCTGCACACTTGCTAGTTGgcaactttgtctgtctgtcgtttggtgctgggcaggtagtgtGTAGTGGGTTTACTACATGCCTGCTGCTGGGAATGAGATTAATGACAATAGTAGGAATGACCTAAAACATTAAAGTTGTTTGATCAAACGTTAGTCTAAAATATTGATGAGTGCAACTTTTTAGAATCTGTCTAATGTTAATGTATTGCAGTGTTAGTTGCTTTTGAATTAGGACCACATTACACATACCTGTTGCCTCTTTAGTCAGAGGTTATAATATCTGTTTAAAGAACTGCACATGTTCTGGTTGTTAAAAGGCTTCAGGGTACGCTTCTTAAACACAGGGCAGCTTATATTGAGAAGGGCCCACCAGCCACCATGTTGTTAGGTCCATAGTTAAAGAAATGCTTCCTTACCCACTGGAGGTTTGTCCAGTGTGAACCACAGATTCACTTTATCAGGGTGTTTCTTCTTTACCTCTTCCAGCTCCTCCCTCAGAAGGATGTCTTTCTCAGTCTGAGAGGGAGAAAGtaaaagatatttagtttttgGGTATTATTTATTTCTGAACAGTAATAATTTTTAACATTGAGACAGAAGAAAAGATTTTCCAAAACAATATACCACACATAGCAGACCTGGTTGGCAAATATGAGGGAGCACTTGGTGCTATCAGTGGGGTCTGCTGTGATGCTGCGGATCAACTGCAGCATGGGAGTGATGCCTGTGATGGTAAAAATCATTGAAATTAGTCTCAGAGGATGGTTTGTGTCTAACCAAATTGTCAATAAAATGATATTGTCAACAGTGAGGCTACAAAGGCAATATCTTCAAATGGTCTCGGAAGTTAAACTACATTCCACAACCCTGATGTTGTCTTTTGgtcccgttttcctatatcaatgttctttttaattacccaaaataacataattgattccacacaatgctctttggcaagtacaaatctctactttcattcatttgttttttaaatagcattgagaaaaagttgacatattccagtctgtgattatccatcaacatgcattcctttaattttagtctaagtaattcctaatttctgcttttctaactaaaacattacgtatcatttcctataaatgaggtttattgaccataaatttaaaaataacagtaaaaccaaagttaataagttagtgttacgtgttgaaaacatcaaaaaagtgacgaacattgaaaaaagcgtcaaataaaaaatgggacaaaaacaaaagaaaaagttgatgggaagacaacacaagggttattgtTCCTCCATGGTCTGTTTATAGAAGCACAGGTTTACAAATCTACTCTAAGTTCCCTGTTGGGGATATGTGACGTTTCATTGCTGTGCCTTTAACTTAAGTCAATAAAGTGCAGTGAATGAATACTGAAGTCCTGTCAAATACATTCTGACCAATACAAGGCAAATGTCCATGAAATCAGCCATTATAGTCCAATAAGCTTCCACTAAATTAGGTGTTTTCTATATAAATTCTATATAAAAATATGCCTGAATGttcaacacacatacagaatccAGTTTTTCAGCTACTACTGTGTGATGCAAATTGTTAAAATTAGTGAGCACACTCAGGGAATTACTTGATTTGTCCCTCAAAAGAGATTTCAGCCTGCTGAGCCTGTGACGACATTAGGATGATTGAAAGTTTATAGGAATCTTAGTGCACCTGTTCCTCCAGCGATCATTCCAACTTGCTTAAACTTCCGAACTTTTGGCTCTGACTTCTTGTCTGGTCGGATGGAAAACTGACCTGACCAGGAGAGACCACGATTCAGCATTAGTAGGCCTATGTGTGCCCAAGTTGCTTTGACAGTTTTATATTGTACCACAGGGACATCTGCTGGTGGCAACAGCTTAACAAACATGAAGTGTTTTCATTCTTCTTtcattcttctttctttctttcttttcttcatgcacacacaccgtACCATTTCCCTTATACACGAGCAGTCCATTGGGTCCTCTGAAGTCAATCCTATCTCCAATGGCCATGTTGTCCAGGTACTGAGACATCTTCCCTCCCTCTGGGAAGGAGGGGTTCTTGTAGTACACCTTGAGTTACAAAAGAGGTCAAAACAATTTGAACCTGTTTTTCATCATTGCCTCTACTGGGCATTAAAACAATCACCTCTTAGCATTGTTAGCATAGCCAATAGTTTGTCCTGATAACAAGACAACAGTAAGGGTCCTGAATGTGGGTAACTTTTGTTAAAACTATCTGCTTAAAGCTGCATTTGTTTATTCTTTTGTGGACAATAAGTTGGCTTATTATCAACTCATAAAGGTGatactgctaacatgctaattgCTTATCACACACTGTGAAGATAAGGAAGaacattcatttggagtcatgtgtTCTAGGTAACGTAAGTCCACCCATTAttctgttttggtctctttaaagctaaatgctatactatgttcaccagctagtcgctAACTTTAAAACTCTAGCTGGTATTTATCCTCTTGTTGCATGACACTTGGTTTTCTCTTGGAATTCCCTAAATTCCTTCAATCTTTCAACCCAAATTACCCCCACAAAAACCTCTGCAGTTATAGGCCAACCATGACTTCCGTGCGCTACATCAGTAATGTTAAAAACAGCACCTTGACCACAAGGTCGACGCATCCCTGGTCCTCATCGCTGGATACCGGAGTGTAGGCTCTAACCACCAGACTGCCGTTTACCTTGGCTGATAGGTACACATGCTGACCTGGTGCAGAGGACAGAAGGGAGGACAGGCAGGGAGTGAGATGGTGGATTTGAGGGAATGAGGATGGGGGAAAAAGAAGCATGAGAAGTGATGGAAAACGTTTTccgatcctttacttaagttaaaGCACTAATACCACACTATGAAATAAATGCACTGCAAGTAAATGTCCTACATTTAAaatcttacttaagtaaatgtatgtAAGTATTATCAGCAGAATgttctttaagataagatatgATAAACTTTTGTCCGGTAAGAAATTTGTCAGCTGAATACAACATCAACAGACAGTACTGTACGTGACAACATATGACGTACCCCATTTTAAAGTAAGTTACATATAGTAGGTGAATGGCCCAAATAAAGATTGTAAATTGTGAATATAAGAAATTGCACGTGGTGAGGTTACATTGGTTAAGACCAGCACAGTGTTATAGCGATGAGGACTGGACTGGTTGTTTGTTCTGTAGTGCTATTGATGTGGGGACAAATGAAAGCTTACGGCGGTTGCATTTGCCCCCCACTGGCTCTATAGTGTCTGCCAGATGgaagcagttcattttcattgaagaGTACAGCATGTGTGAAGGATCTTTCAGGatattgtgtgcatgtgtgattaTTTCAAGTTTTAAAAGCGAAAGTACTCATTCATTGTGCAGTAAAATGTTTGTTCAATGTTTAGCTACTACATCTTTCCAAATTAAAATTACTGCTGCATTGATGTATATGTTGCAGTTTACTTATGTTTAAGGTTGTGCTCATTTTGAGTCCTTTATATGCTGTTATgtagtttaatctacagcaatgcatcatattttataagatCATCATATGGTTGTAGGCCTTGTGCCCCTACAAAGTCAAGTTTTCAAGGTGTCAGAAAATCTGCCGTTTTCAGCTTTGACGATGCATTTTCCAGCTGATCTGAGACATTTTTTAGCTTAAGGAGGAGAATTTTCTCAACATGTAAAGGAACACTTCATTCTTCAGTtaatcacaaacattcaacatcaacacatctggagaAATATGGTTTTCACTGGGCAGGAAGGGGATGAAAAATTGTCATCTGAAAAAagactaaagctgtcagacaaatgtaaTTAAgttaaaagtacagtatttgccTCTTCCTTGTAATGGAGTGGAAGTATAAAGTTGCAGAAGCAAagaatactcaagtaaagtacaagtacctctaAAAACGTACTACTTAAGTAAAGGTACTTCATTATATTCCACCCATAAAGATGAGAGAAGTATTTAGACCGTGATGGAAATAAGCTCTAATTAAGCTCTTTTAACTACTTCTCTCACCCCCACAGTGATCGTTTCACATGCTTATTCTACTATTTTATTGCAATTTGGGACTGACATGAATCACTAATACACCAACATATATGCTATATTTAGAAATGTTCACTCAATTTCACTTAGTATCCTTTGATGTGTTGCAGTTCAATCATCTGCATCCAAATCATTTAGAGGTGTTACAAACAGAGCTCTCTTATTGAGAGATCTTTTATTGAGACTCTGATCCCACTGATCTTGTGTTCTCATTTATGGCCATATTTCAAGAAATTAAGAATCAAAGATTAAGACAAGTCAACACTCAGCATGTGGAAGGCCTGAAGTGCTAGAGATTCATAAGAAGAGGTGCAAAGAATGCAACTGCTGCTCATATATGAGTGTGTAAAAGCTACTTCTCACCAAGAGGCTTTTAAACATCTTAAATAATTGGCAGAAAACCTTTGTAGTTGCAAGGAATCTTATCTGAGGagagaacaaaagagaaaacaagaaaagaggCCAGTTTCAGTACCAACTGGCAGTCCAAGGATATGAGTTGCAGATGGAAGGCCAAACCGAAATTTCTTTGTGTCATGGCTGATTTCCTgtacaaggacacacacaggttagaaaaaacaaacaacgaAATAGCACAATATAAGAGTTTGCAAAATAAATGTCCTGAGACTTCAAATTGAGACGATGTGgtctttatacagtatatttaaccAAGGGTGTAACTTTGGTTTGAGAAGTGAGAGGGACACAAAACAGGGGGTCCGGGGGTCCTCCAGTAGAAACTGTTTTAGATTTTAATCCCATTTCCTGCATTTCTACATACATTTATAGGGACTATGGTGATACAATTCAGGAAATTCTTaaattgaaaataataaattatgcCAGAAAGAATGGTAGGCTACTTCACCATGTTTAAGAAAAAAGATGTCTTACTTTCTTTATTGCTTAAAATAGGGGCCAATCACTGAGacttataattaaataaaaatatcaaactaaCTTGAAAGTGGGGAGGACACAAACAGGATTTGTTAAAGTGGGGGGGGACATGTCCCCCCGTGCCCACTGGAAATACCCTAGTATTTAACGTAATTTACCTAATCTACTGTGAATGGAGAGGGATTTGATCTAGAGATAGatataacatttgaaatacaAATTCCCCTGTAGGGAATTATTGCAGTTGTAAGTGTTAGGCTAAAAGACCACATGCTGAGGAAATTAGAAGGGAATTAGGAACAGAACGTTGGTTTCATTTAACCAACTTGTAACATTATGAAAtgtaaactaaaaaacaaacaaacatattttcttgCTTGCCTTAGTGTTCCTTAGTGTTTCTAGTTTTCAAATGGACAGAAAGTCTTTCCATTGAAACTGTATGACAATGTGTTCTGTGGATCATCCAGATTAACATTTTCTGGAAAGAGATGctaaatatttctttcttttcaatgCGGTGAGCTTAACAATCAAACTCAATTCACCTAAAACCAGCCAGAAGTCTCAGACTACCTCAAAAGCTTGATTCAAAAATTCCAAATCCGAAAGGTTTTGCATGGCTAGATACCACTGGAGGTAAGTAAGAAAATGCGTGCTGGTGAACCAACCCTTTAAACTAGAAATATTTCTTAGTTCACGATGGTTTATACACCgataacaaacaaaatgaaggTTGTATGAAATGACAAACATTATTCTAACAGGTGTAGCTGTTGAGTATTGAGTTGCTGCATAATCAGGTTTGAAAGTGCCTGCAAGAACAAGAAGTATTGATTCTTGGTTAAGTGCTTGTGTCTGTATGCAGTCTACCTGTTTGTCTAGAAGGGGAAGGGAATATTTGACTGTGGTGTCCTGTAGAGTGACAGGCAGCTTCTTCTGTCCTGCAGAGCCTCCCAGGAGGAAGTACAGCACACTCGCTACCACCACAAAAACAGCGGCCACCACCGGGACTGTCTGCAAAACAAAGATTGCATATTGTGTGTTCTAGTTTTGTATTAAAGTTTCCAATCCTTGTTCATTTGAATGTTACCATGTTGACATGGTTTATAAAGGAGTTACATTACAATAGTAAGTCCACATAAAATATGGAAATGTTTCATGGTCAAGCTCTCCAGTATATTTCAGAATTCCTCATTCCCTAATCCAATTCCAGGCCTCGAATCAATCGTTTTTAACAGCACCTCAATCGAGGTTAGTGGGTAAGGGAGATCATGCCTTTGCTGTGGCAGCTCCAAAGCtttattgtactgtattgtcttgcttttgttgctattttattttaatttgtgttattttatatcTCCTTTTTTGCTTTGATTTAGAGTAAAAAGAATGGAATAATTAAGTAAGGTAAATGAAGTAAAAGTTCAGTCTCACCAAGCTCGGATCCATAGTTTAAACATGTGCCAGAGTTTCTTCTCCTCACGCAGCCTGACAGACCAGAGTCCACACACAGTCAAGTCtcaattctgtgtgtgtgtgtgtgtgtgtgtgtgtgtgtgtgtgtgtgtgtgtgtgtgtgagagggagatacacccacccacccacccaccctcacacacacacacacacacacacacctctacacTGGGGCAAGGGTGATGCAAGGTCCAAGGCACCAATAGGAAGACAGATCTCACTATGACACACAGTATAGTGGTGGTGCACAGGCAATGAGGAGCAAAGCCTTAAAATCACACCActgagagaggggaggagagacaCAAACTCAGAGAttacagtacataaaaaaaacactgaaagaaaAGTTGTATTCTTTACagagaagaataaaaaagtactttatttaaaaattttcAACAGTTTTCTTAAATCTGGCTTCTAGGGCCttacagatttttattttttgtagacTCTCAACTAGTTACTAATGCAAGTGAAAATCAACTTTGTTCACATATAGGCTAGGGTACTGTATGTGGTTTGAATTCTGGGCTAAAAGCTAAGGTGTATGAATGCAATAGATGGACAAGGCAATAAATAGTCTACTGTTTGTTTCTACATGGTTTGTTTAGCAAGTAgattatgttgaaataaaaatataaaaagagttTGACTGATGTCAGGATCCTGCTGATTGAATATCATGTTATGTTTAGTGCTTGTTGCTGTCTTCCANNNNNNNNNNTGTGGTTACCTGTCTGTCATGTGTCTTTGTTTCCACCCATCCCCTTACATGGTCTGCACTTCCTGTCTTGTTAGTTTCCCTCCAGTTCTGCTCCCACCTGTTCCCTATTGTGTTGTTGGATTTCCTCCGTTTGTGctatcacctgttcctcgttTATGTCTTGTCCAATCCTGTCCTTCTGTTGATTGGACTGTGTATTTCTACACTCCTCTggtcctttgtctcttgttggttcgtctctctgtgtttgttcCTGAGAGTCCTGTTTGTTTGTAGTTGTGAGTTTCTAGAGACAAACAAGGTTTAACCACAACGCTGGCTTTATCATGTCtatccttcacaataaaagcccagcTTGAATTTACTTAGAGCATTTCACTGAGAAGAAACtccataaaaagtcattttgcaacactaaatatcaaacaaaagccagatACTATATTATATTAAGCTGCTGTGAGCTGTTAATTCAGCACTTCTAAACCGAGGCAGAACATAACTTAATCTTGGAGCTTCCTGCGCAGCGCTCTGCAGAAAGGTcgggcaatgcaagactatctTGAGCTGACCGGGCAAAGACAGCAACTTGCATCAGACTCACCCTGTGTCCGGTTTCTGAAACGTGCTACTGGCTCTTGATAGAGCTACTGTTTTTCCAACTGGTTGGTGTGAACAGGAAGGACGAGCTAGAGACGGACAGGAGATGGTAGATGGAAGTGATCAGGAAGTGGTCAGAAAGTGAAATTGGATGAATGGAAGTAGGGAAGGATGATAGTTGGAATACTGTAGGACAGGGGTTGAAGAGTGGGAAAAAATCGTAAGAAAGTAATACAGCAGAATGACTCCGACAGTAGAGAAGGAACTGACCAAAGCATCACACTACCAGCAAGGCAGAGTGAGGAACATAAAGTGAGCATTAAGCTTTGCCAAGACGATGAGTTGTTTGGTGATTGGAACCCAATAAATTGACATAGGCAATTACTGGGGTTCTGGTTGCAGTCAAGAATGTGAAAGTACTACGGGATGGTACTTTGTTGGTGTTCTGCAGGGATAGTGCACAGCAAGGGAAAGCAATGCGGCTCAATAAAATAGATGGGAAAAGAGGGCAATGCACAACACCTGATTACAGAAAATTTACTCGAGGGGTAGTGTTGGGAATTTTTTGGGTTGTGTAAATTGATCAATTTAAGGATAATCTAGAAGGTGCAAACGTGATGGAGGCAAGGCGGCTGAAAACAACTAGAAATGGAGAAAGATGTAATCAAATTTGATGAATCTAAACTACCAAGGGTGTTCCTCCTCGTCTGTGTCTGCATTGCTGACGATTGATTCTGACATTTTCGTTTGCCacaactgtaaagctaacccatcccgccgctgagattgagtatggtcacgtgacaaGACTTTTAATAGGTGAAACAGTCACGTGGTAAAGGCTCACCATATAGTGGATGCACTGATCCAACATAAAAAGGCACAAGCAATGGTTTACTATTAAACTATTAGTACATACTGGAGACAATAATGTACCACAATTGGAAGAACGACACAGTTATCAGTTATCAGTATGTGGAGTAATTAGGAAAATGAGTGGAGTAAAGAACAATTTTGAGATGCTATTGTTACACAGCAATTATATACTGGTAATAAGTAATTTAGAAAAGGCAGAAATTCTATAAAAACATTTGTGAAGGTTCCTGGTTCAGAAACTGTATTGATACTGGCTATACAGGGCAGAGATAATACCCTTACACAGAACACAAGggttacagaaaaaaagagtctcATCAGGTAAGgcgaccagatttctcagacaaaatccggggacattttcagctaaGAAGCATacatacctccaaaacacgtcatgtttttattttttttaaacttaaaacagggacactagacctagagctgttctcattaggggctgatcCCCCCCCAAAGGTCTGATCAAGATCAAGATtttgcaacagctcattgagtatcggatacaataaaaactgttgaggaaatattttcctttgacattgatccagtattaaacgagattgctgcagtcggcagctgagaaacaagctacaatggaagttaattgGATAATTggccagcttgtatttacgttcataaaagtgcttgttttgcttctGACAGACTCAGCCCTACAAGGACAGGCACCCCCATACATCTCTTACCTGATACAGCTGCGTACATCCTCACGTAGTCTGAGATCAACAGGCCAGAGACTATTAGTTGTc
This genomic stretch from Etheostoma spectabile isolate EspeVRDwgs_2016 chromosome 8, UIUC_Espe_1.0, whole genome shotgun sequence harbors:
- the cyb5r2 gene encoding NADH-cytochrome b5 reductase 2; the protein is MDPSLTVPVVAAVFVVVASVLYFLLGGSAGQKKLPVTLQDTTVKYSLPLLDKQEISHDTKKFRFGLPSATHILGLPVGQHVYLSAKVNGSLVVRAYTPVSSDEDQGCVDLVVKVYYKNPSFPEGGKMSQYLDNMAIGDRIDFRGPNGLLVYKGNGQFSIRPDKKSEPKVRKFKQVGMIAGGTGITPMLQLIRSITADPTDSTKCSLIFANQTEKDILLREELEEVKKKHPDKVNLWFTLDKPPVDWSYSSGFVTDDMIKDHLPAPSDDVLVVLCGPPPMIQKACLPNLDKLGHRTENIFAY